The Gadus macrocephalus chromosome 20, ASM3116895v1 genome includes a region encoding these proteins:
- the LOC132448725 gene encoding anterior gradient protein 3-like — translation MPGTVFWTAFSLLLFACSSVALKEKTKIKPQRLSRGWGDRITWVQTYEEGLTKMAASKKPLMVIHHHDDCPYSQALKKVFLADKSVQKMAKEDFIMLNLVHETADPNLAPDGHYVPRILFVDPSMSVRADLTGRYSNRFFTYEPADISVLVKNMRKAKILLRDEL, via the exons ATGCCGGGCACAGTGTTTTGGACTGCCTTCTCACTGCTCCTGTTTGCCTGTAGCAGTGTGGCATTGAAGGAAAAAACTAAGATAAAGCCACAGAGATTGTCAAGAG GATGGGGAGACCGGATCACCTGGGTGCAGACCTATGAAGAGGGTCTGACTAAGATGGCGGCGAG TAAAAAACCTTTGATGGTCATCCACCATCATGACGATTGCCCATATAGTCAAG CACTGAAGAAAGTCTTTCTTGCTGATAAATCAGTTCAAAAAATGGCGAAAGAAGATTTTATTATGCTCAATTTGGTG CACGAGACCGCAGACCCCAACCTGGCTCCGGACGGCCATTATGTTCCAAGAATCCTCTTTGTTG ACCCGTCTATGAGTGTGAGAGCGGACCTCACGGGACGGTACTCTAACCGATTCTTCACCTACGAGCCTGCGGACATCTCTGTCT